TGTGCTTCATGTCCCATCCGCTTTCGACGAACTCGACGGCCAGCCAGTCGAGCAGTTCCGGGTGAGTCGGCTGTTCACCTTGCGTGCCGAGGTCTTCTACTGTTTCGACCAACGCTCGACCGAAGTACTGCCGCCAAATGCGATTGACCTGCACGCGGGCGGAGAGCGGATTCTCGTCGTCGACCAGCCACTTCGCAAGCCCGAGCCTGTTCTTCGGCAAGCCGTCTGCCATCGGCGGGAGAAACGCGGGCGTGTCGGCAGTCACTTCGCGGTCGGGGCTGAGAAATTCGCCGCGCGTGTGTATGTTTGCCGTGACCGGTCCGTCGGTCGGCCTGTCGCGCATCACCATCGCCGACGGTATCTGCGACTTGAGCATCGCAAGCTCGGCGCTCTTCGCTTTGATCGCTCGCCGGTTGTTGAGCGTCAGCAAACTGCGAGACGCGAGCACGCCCATGAGTTCCTTCTTGCGCTCCTCGCTTGTTCCTTCGCGGTAGATCTCCTTGAGCGCATCGGCCGATACAAGCTCAAACGTCGGCTGAGCCCAAGGGGAGAGCAGCACGCGGAAGTGTCCGATCGTGTGCTGGACATGCCTCGAATTGAACTCCATCGTGACCTCTACCTTCGCGTCCGGCTCTACCCTCAGAGTTTCGGGGAGATCGAAGATGACGACGTGGTCTTTGCCGTACTGCTGCGCGACCGCCCAGCCGCTGGACACATCGTGTGCGATGACCCGGTCGGGGTCGAAGTCGACTTGTGTGTAGTCGGCGAACGCTTGCGCAAACTGTATTTTTTCGCCGTTGATCCTCAGCGTGATCCCGGTCAGGACGAAGTTGCCGTGGTCGACACGGCCAGGGCCCTTGTCGCCGATCTTGAGCGCCTCAATCTTCAGTCCACCGATTTCGTCCAGATTCGCCGTGCCGGTTACCGTGATCGTGTCTTTCGCCGGGTTTTCTCCGGTCAGCAGCCACGTGCCGTCTGGCTGTTTCTCCGGCGTCGCTCCACCGCTCGACGTCACTGTTTCATCGGTGATCGCAGTCCATGTTCCGCCCAGGAGATTCCTCGTCGCTGCAACCATCTGCGCATGCTTCAAGACTATGTCCTCGGTGGAAATCGGGCCGTCGTCCAGTTGAAGCGCATAGAGGTCTCCTTCGAGGAAGAGGCGCTTCTTCTCCTGCTCCCAAGTCGGCGTCGGCATGAGCGGCTCGTACAGTTTTTCGGCGCCGACGTTCCGGTCTCCTCGCCTCTCGGTGTCGCTGTTGTTAAAAAACGCGAACATCCGGTAGTAGTCCTCGGTCGTGTACGGATCGAACTTGTGATCGTGGCAGCGGGCGCACTCGATGGTCGCTCCGAGCCACACCGTCCCGGTTGTGTTGATACGGTCGAGCACGACGGTGAACTGCCCTTCATCGGCGTCGACGCCGCCCTCGCCGTTCCACATCGAATTGCGGTGGAACCCGGTCGCGACTCGCTGCTCGATCGTTGCATTGGGCAACAGGTCGCCGGCGATCTGTTCTATCGTGAACTGATTGTACGGCATGTTGTCGTTGAACGCGTTGATCACCCAATCGCGGTACAGCCACGCGACCCGGCTGCGGTCCGCCTCGAAGCCGTTGGTGTCGGCGTAGCGCGCGAGGTCGAGCCAGAACTGCGCCTGCCGCTCGCCGTAGTGCGGTGATCTGAGCAGTCGTTCAACGGCGTCTGCATATGCGTTCGGGCTGTCGTCGGCGAGGAACGCGTCGATCTCCTCAATGCTGGGCGGGAGGCCGACGAGGTCCAGGCTGAGCCTTCGGATCAAAGTCTCTTTGGTCGCCTCGGGCGATGGCTTGAGCTTCTCTTCATCTAGGCGCGAAAGCACGAAGGCGTCGATCGGATTTCTGATCCAGCCCTTGTCCGAGACTTCTGGAATGGGCGGTCTCACCGGGGGCGTGAACGCCCAGTGGGTCGTCGGGTCTATTCCAACCGTCGGGCCGCCCTCACGAATCCACTCTTCGAGCATCTCGATCTGCTCGCTCTCCAGCGGCTTGAAGCCGAACGGCATCTGCGGCAGACCGTCAAGTCCTCTGAGCCGTCGAATAATCAGCGAGTTTTCGGGGGCGCTGGGATCGAACAGCGGGCCGCTTGTGCCCCCGAACCTCACACCGCGAGCAGTTGAAAGGTCGAGTTCGCCGGCGGGGTCGTCGCCTGAGTGGCAGCTAGTGCAGCTCGTTTTGAGCAGGCGCAGCACGTCTTGCGGGAAGCTCACCGTCGGATCGGGCGTGCTCGCACCTTCTTCGATCCAGCGGCGGATGAGCGCGATCTCGTTGGCCGGGAGCGGTTCGCCGGGTGCAGGCATGAGCGGCAGGCGTGAACGCGGGTTAATTCGTTGCACAAGCAACGACACAGCCGGGTCTCCTGCGATTATCATCGAACCGTTGTCGCCGCCAGCTCGAATTCCGGCGATTGAGTCCATATCGAGGCCGCCCAGCGCCTGGATCGAGTTGTGGCACGGCAGGCACTTCGCCTCGAATATCGGCTTGATCTCCTTTTCGAAGCTGACTGGAGTCTGGCGCTCGGCAGCCAGGAGCAAGGCGATAGGGAGCGGCAGCGTCGTCGCGATCGCGATCGGTACGCGCAGGTTGCTCCACATGATTCGCCGCCGTTCCATATCCTCTATCAGTAAAGCGCAACTTTGGGCCTGCAAGCAACGTTAGGCACGGAAAATCGCCCGTTCGCCGTTCTTGTAGATAGTGTGGACGTGGTCTACGCCGAAGAAGTATGGGATTTCGCGGTAGTCGTCGACGTCCCACGCGACTAGGTCGGCGACCGTTCCTTGCTTGATCTGTCCTCGATCTTTGTAGCCGAGGGCCGTTGCTGCGTTTTTGGTGCAGGCTAGCAGGGCTTCAGCGGGTGTCATGCCCATTTGTGTGCATGCGAGCGACATGATCATGGGGAGGCTAGGGGTCGGCGATGAGCCGGGGTTGAAGTCCGTGGCGAGCACGACCGGCAGGCCCTCGTCGATCATCTTCCTTGCGTCGGGATACTTGCCCAGTCCGAGCGCGTAAACGCTTCCGGGGAGGAGCACCGGGATGGTTCCGCTCTCTTTGAGGGCTTCTATTCCCGTGTCGGTCGTCTGCTCGAGGTGGTCGGCGGTGCTGGCGTTGAGCCGCGCCGCCAGCACTGCTCCGCCGGTCGAAAACTGGTCGACGTGCAGCCTTAACCGCAGGGAGGGCGAGCGTCCCCGCGAGCCGCGCTCGTCGCCGATACAGGTCTGGAGACCCGCGCTGCAATTTGCGAGCCGCTCGGCGTCTTCGTGCGAGAAGTACCCGTCTTCGACGAACATATCGACCGCGACCGCAATGCCCTGTTCCATGACGGCGGGCATCATCGCGTCGCAAAGATAATCCATGTACGCCGCGCGATCGTCGAACTCCGGAGGCACGGCGTGCGCTCCGAGGAACGTCGCCTGTGTGTCGATCGGCGTTTCTTCATCGAGCCGCTTGATGACGCGTAGCATCTTCAGCTCGTCTTCGAGCGTCAGCCCGTACCCGCTCTTCATTTCTGCAGTCGTGGTGCCGGATCGGAACATCCAGTCGGCATGCTTCTTGGACTGGTCGAACAGCTCGCTTTCGGTCGCTTTGCGGACGGCGCGCATCGTCGCCTTGATCCCTCCGCCCGCGCTTGCGATCTCTTGGTAGCTTGCGCCCTTTGCGCGCATTTCGTACTCGTCCACCCGGCTCCCGGCGAACACCGCGTGCGTGTGCGCATCGATCAGCCCCGGCGTGACGACGCGACCGCCGACGTCTATAGTCTCAACATCCGGCGGAACTTGCTGGCCCTCTGAGACGGCTACGATCACCCCGTCCGAGACCAGCACCGTCGCGTCCTCGATCACTCCTGCCTCGGAACAGGTCGCGACCTGTCCGCAGTTCGTCAACGCGAAAGTGCCTGCCATCGGCACAAGTTTGGCATTTGGGAGTGCTCCGACGCGTCGGAGCTTTCCACGGCGCAGTAGCACGAGCTTTGGGGGATCGTTCTCCTGGGCGACCTTTAGTGAGTTGTCACTTGCTTTGGACTGAGAGTCCAAAGGCAGGGATGCGGTCCTTCGACAAGCTCAGGAAAGAGTCCGCGCTCCGAGCGCTGCCATGCCTCCACACTCGCAGTGTGGAGGGTTCTATCGTTGCCACCGGCTGTCCAGCGATGCCTGCTATCGCAGACGCGCGACAAGACCGCATGCGAACGACAGGAGGAACATTCCAGTTGCTAGACAAGTGGTGTCGTTGATATCTTTCTCTGGATCGACTTCGACGAGGTCCATGGCCTTAACCTTCGGGTGGCGGCCCATGAGGAACGCGGCGCGTTTCACCTGCGAGGGCAAGAGCCCGCCCGGTCGCGCGCCGGGGCAGGCGGGGGCGAACGCGCGATCCAGTACGTCTACGTCGAGGTCGAAGTAGATCACGTCTGCCTTTTCGGCGATCGAGTCCAGCGCGTTTTCGATCGTCGCGTCGATTCCTGTTTCGTGCACGGTGTCCATCGTCGTAATTGCTATGCCTGCGTCGTCGGCGATGCGCTTGTACTCCTTTGAATTAGCGAACGACGCGATTCCGATCTGTACGATGTTCTCGCCTGGAAGTCCGTCGTCGAGCAGTGCGCGAACGGGGTTGCCGTTGATCAACCCGCCTTCGAGAGTGCGCAGGTCGAGGTGTTGGTCGAGTGTGACCAGGCCGCACCGGTTCAAGGGAACGCCGAGCCCGTGCATCGCAGGGCGCGTGATCCCGTTGTCGCCGCCGAGCAAGACGACGGCGCTGCACTCTGCCAATGCCCCGCGTACCGCATCGCTGATCGGTGCCAAAGCCTCTTCCGGCTTCATCGCTGCAATCGGCAGATCGCCGAAGTCCTTGCACGCCAGCGACATCGCCTCGACGCCGTTCTCGATGTCATAAGTGCTCAGCCGGTGCATCGCCTTTCGCACTGCCGCAGGCGCAAGGTCGCAACGACCAGGCGAGATCGAGTGGTTCAGCGGCGCACCGATCAGCCCGAGCGTCCCGACAGTGCTGTCGGAGGACGAGCCGGTCAGCCATGCGCTTGCGCGCGGCCAATGCGGGTCTTCGTAATTACTCATCCATCGGCACCCGCACGTTGTGCTCTTTTGCAAACCGCTTAGCGTCTTCGTACCCTGCGTCGGCGTGGCGGATGACGCCGGTGCCGGGGTCGGTGGTTAGGACGCGCTCGATGCGCGTGCGCATCGCGTCGGTTCCGTCGGCAACGACGACCATGCCCGCGTGCTGCGAGTAGCCGATGCCGACTCCACCGCCGTTGTGGATTGAGACCCACGACGCCCCGCTCGCGGTGTTGAGCATCGCGTTTAGCAGCGGCCAGTCGGCGACCGCGTCGGTGCCGTCGAGCATGTTCTCCGTCTCGCGATTTGGCGACGCGACACTGCCACAGTCGAGGTGGTCGCGGCCGATCACGATCGGGGCTTTGATCTTTCCATCACGCACGTAGTCGTTGATGGCGACGCCGAACTCTGCGCGCTCGCCGTAACCGAGCCAGCAGATGCGGCAGGGAAGACCTTGGAACCGTATCTTCCTTTGCGCGAGCTTCATCCAGCGACTGAGCGTTTGGTCTTCGGGGAAAAGCTCCAGCGCAAGCTTGTCCGTCACTGCGATGTCCTGCGGATCGCCGCTGAGAGCAGCCCACCGGAACGGCCCGCGACCCTCGCAGAACATCGGCCGGATGTACTCCGGCACGAAGCCGGGGATGTCGAACGCGTTTTCCACACCCGCCTCGACCGCGAACGCACGGATGTTGTTGCCGTAGTCGAAGGTGATAGCGCCTGCTTTTTGTAACGAGAGCATCGCCGAGACGTGCTCGCCAATCGCTGAAATCGACTTCTTTGTATAGGTTTCAGCATTAGACTTATGCAAGTCGCGTGCTTCTGCGAGGGTCATTCCGTTTGGCACATAGCCGTTCAGAGGGTCGTGCGCGCTTGTCTGGTCGGTCAGGATATCGGGCACCAGCCCACGCTTCACCATTTCAGGCAGCACGTCGGCGCAGTTTCCAACAAGCCCGACGGAGACCGGCTCAGAAGCCTCATCGATCATAGTCAAGGCCTCGTCTAATGTGTGCGCCACGCGGTCGCAGTAGCCGGTTCTCAGACGCTTCTCGATCCGTGCGGGATCGACCTCGACGCCGATGAAGTTCGCGCCCGCCATCGTCGCGGCGAGCGGTTGCGCGCCCCCCATTCCGCCCATGCCCCCGCTGACGACGAGCTTGCCTTCTAAAGAGCCGCCGAAGTGCTTGCGCGCACACGCGGCAAACGTCTCGAAAGTGCCCTGCACGATCCCCTGACTGCCGATGTAGATCCACGAGCCGGCGGTCATCTGGCCGTACATCATCAGCCCTTTTTTTTCTAGCTCGTTGAAGTGATCCCAATTCGACCAGCGACCGACTAAATTAGAGTTCGCAATCAGCACGCGCGGCGCGTGTTCGTGCGTTTGAAAAACGCCGACAGGCTTCCCCGACTGGATCAAAAGCGTCTCGTCGTTCTCGAGGTTTCGCAGCGTGCGGACGATCACGTCGAACGCCTCCCACGACCGAGCGGCGCGACCGGTCCCGCCGTAGACGATCAGCTCGTCCGGGTTCTCGGCGACCTCCGGGTCGAGGTTGTTCATCAGCATGCGCAGGGCGGCCTCCTGCTGCCAGCCTTTGCACGAAATCTCTGTCCCGCGCGGCGCACGAACTGGCGTCCTGATCGACATGGCCGTATTTTACTGGGGTTCGGAAGTTCGGGGGTTCGGGAGTTCGGATTGGCTCGGGTTTGTTTTCGGGATTCGTGACTCGTAACTCGGGACTCGGGACTTCCGACTTACGTGTTCCGATGGAGGGTCGTTCTCCTGGGCGACCTTGGCTTTGGCTTGCAGTGTGTTTCCGCTTGCGACCCCCTCACCTCAATCCTCTCGCTCCAGGGGAGAGGAGGCTGAAACCCGGAGCCCCGCGTTGGAGCGTGGCGCGTCATCCTGAGCGGATCGAAGGATCATGCGACACCGCGCCTTTGACTCACGGGCTACCGCGCCTTTGACTCACGGGCTACCGCGCCTTTGACTCACGGGCTACCGCGCCTTTGACTCACGGGCTACCGCGCCGTTCGTCTTTGAGGTTCGGGAGTTCGGGATCGTTCTCGATTGCACTGAGAAGGTGGCACGGCCATCCTGGCCGTGCGTGGCTCGGGCATCTTGCCCGATCGCTGTCGCAGGTTTTCTGCTGGATGGTTGGGCATCCTGTCGTCGTAGAGCCTGTCTGCCGTGGACTAAAAGTCCACGGGCCGGGATGCGGTCCTTCGACAAGCTCAGGAGAGAGTCCGCGCTCCGAATCCCTCACCTAACCTCTCCCACTCACGATTGCGAATACCGGTCGGGCGGCCGAGGAGCGGGAGAGGGATTGGCGGATCGAATCGCCAGCGCTGCTAGATTAGAAATCGCCGGTCGCGGATCGCAGCCGTCAGCCGTTCGATGTCCCCAGAGAGCGGGCGGTCCGAGTCCAAGAACGGCACGATCTCGCGCACTTGGTCGTAGATCACCTGTACGCGAGGGCCGGGTTTGAGCGGCTTTCGGTACTCGAGCCCTTCTGCGGCTGCCATCAGCTCGACGGCGATGACCGTCTCGGCGTTTCCAACGATCTGCTTGAGTTTGAGCGCGGACATCATGCCCATGCTGACGTGATCCTCCTTGCCGCCGCTCGTGGGAACGTTGTCGACGCTCGCCGGATGCGACAGCACTTTGCACTCGTTCAGCAGAGACACCGCCGCGACGTGCGCGATCATGTACCCGCTGCCGGTGCCGGGATTGGACGTTAGAAACGGCGGCAGCCCTTCGCTCATCTCCGGAGTGATCATGCGGTCGATCCTCCGCTCGGAGATGCTCGCAAGGTCGGTGACGGCTATCGCCACGTAGTCGAACGTCCCGGCGAGCGGTGCGCCGTGAAAGTTGCCGCCGGACAACACCTCGCTGGTCTCAGCGAAGACAAGCGGGTTGTCCGTCGCCGATCCGCTCTCGATTTCGGTGATACGCACTGCGTGGTCGATCGCATCGAGGGTCGCGCCGTGGACTTGCGGCATGCACCGAAGGCTGTACGCGTCCTGCACGCGCTCGTCGCCCTCGAAATGCGACTCCCGGATTTCGCTGTCGAGCATCAGTTCGGCAAGGTGTTTTGCCACAGCGATCTGCCCGACGTGAGGACGCGCCGCGTGGATTCGCGGATCAAAAGGCACCGGCGTTCCGAGCAGCGCTTCCAGCGTCATCGTTCCTGCGCCGTTCGCCAGCCAGACGAGACGCCGGGCTCGCGCCAACGCGAGGGCGCCGACCGCCGACATTGCCTGCGTGCCGTTCAAAAGCGCCAGCCCCTCCTTCGCCTCAAGCACCACCGGCTTGATCTTTGCCTTCTTGAGCGCGACGGACGAGTCTACGCGCGCACCTTGGTAAAAGCACTCGCCCTCGCCGATCACAGCCAGAGCCAGGTGCGCGAGAGGGGCAAGATCGCCGCTAGCCCCGACCGATCCGCGCGACGGAATCACCGGATGCACGCCAGCGCTCAGCATTGCGATCAGCGTCTCGGCGACCACCGGCCGCGCGCCGCTGAGGCCGACCGCCAGCACGTTCGCTCGGAGCAGCAGCATCGCCCGCACTTCGGGCTCGCTCAAAGGCTCGCCGACGCCGCAGGAGTGGCTGCGCACCAGGTTGAGTTGGAGCTCGCCCAACTCCTCGTTTGGGATGCGGACGTAGCTGAGCTTCCCGAAGCCCGTGTTGACGCCGTACACGGTTTCGTCGGTCGCGACGATCCGTTCGATCACCCGGCGCGAATCGGTCATCCGGTCGATGGCGGCGGGGTCCAACGACACCTGAGAGCCGTTGTAAACGACGTCTTCCAGCACCTCAAGCACGATCGGATCGCCGCTGACCGAGATCATGTAGCGAGATTACCATTCTGCTGTGCCAAACTCACGAAAGAGAAAAATGGCAAAACGCGAGCTACTCACGACCGACCTTCGACGAATCAAGTGGCGCAGCATCGGGCCAGGCACAATGGGCGGGCGGGTCTCGGCGCTCTGCTTTGAGCCTGGGAACGACAAGACTTTTTATGCCGGGTTTGCGTCGGGCGGCCTGTGGCGAACGGAGAATCGCGGCGTGACGTTCGATCCGATCTTCGACAAAGAGATCACGTCGAGCATCGGCTCTGTCGGTGTTGCGGACGCGCCTGCGGACTGGAGCGGCTGGTCGAAGGAAGACAAGAAGCTGGGCAAGCGCAAGCGCGAGGAGAAGGGACGGGGCGCGATCATCTGGGTCGGCACCGGCGAAGGCAACAGCCGCAATTCGTCGAGCTGGGGCCACGGCGTCTACCGTTCAACAGACCGCGGCAAGAAGTGGACGCACTGCGGACTCGAGAACACGCACGACATACCGAGCTTGGCGATCGATCCGCGCGACCCGGACACCTGCTACGTCGCCGCGCTTGGCCACCTGTGGGGCGCGAACCGCGAGCGAGGGGTCTACAAAACCACGGACGGAGGGAAGACTTGGAAGGCGGTGTTGCGCATAGATCACGATCACGGATGCTGCGACGTCCACATCGATCCGAAGAACCCCAACACGGTGTACGCGTGCATGTTCTACCGGCGCAGATCCGCTCACAGTTTTGCGAGCGGTAGCGCAAAGGGAGGAATCTATAAATCTACGAACGCCGGCAAGACCTGGCGAAAGCTGAGGACGGGCCTGCCGAAAACGGCGGGTCGAATCGGGATCGACATCTTCGACAAAGACCCGAGCGTGCTCATCGCAACGGTCGAATCAAAAGAAGGTGGCACGCGCGACATCCGGGACGACCGCAGCCGATCTGGCGGCGTGTTCCGCAGCGAGAACGGCGGCCGGACGTGGAAACGGCTGTCGGTCCGCACGCCCAGGGGCTGGTACTTCGGGCGAATCTACCTCGATCCGAAGAACAGCAAGCGCGTGTATCAGCTCGGTTGGTACACCGAGGTCAGCGACGACGGCGGCAAGACGTTCCGGCGGGGTTTCGGCGAC
The DNA window shown above is from Armatimonadota bacterium and carries:
- a CDS encoding DUF1553 domain-containing protein, which encodes MERRRIMWSNLRVPIAIATTLPLPIALLLAAERQTPVSFEKEIKPIFEAKCLPCHNSIQALGGLDMDSIAGIRAGGDNGSMIIAGDPAVSLLVQRINPRSRLPLMPAPGEPLPANEIALIRRWIEEGASTPDPTVSFPQDVLRLLKTSCTSCHSGDDPAGELDLSTARGVRFGGTSGPLFDPSAPENSLIIRRLRGLDGLPQMPFGFKPLESEQIEMLEEWIREGGPTVGIDPTTHWAFTPPVRPPIPEVSDKGWIRNPIDAFVLSRLDEEKLKPSPEATKETLIRRLSLDLVGLPPSIEEIDAFLADDSPNAYADAVERLLRSPHYGERQAQFWLDLARYADTNGFEADRSRVAWLYRDWVINAFNDNMPYNQFTIEQIAGDLLPNATIEQRVATGFHRNSMWNGEGGVDADEGQFTVVLDRINTTGTVWLGATIECARCHDHKFDPYTTEDYYRMFAFFNNSDTERRGDRNVGAEKLYEPLMPTPTWEQEKKRLFLEGDLYALQLDDGPISTEDIVLKHAQMVAATRNLLGGTWTAITDETVTSSGGATPEKQPDGTWLLTGENPAKDTITVTGTANLDEIGGLKIEALKIGDKGPGRVDHGNFVLTGITLRINGEKIQFAQAFADYTQVDFDPDRVIAHDVSSGWAVAQQYGKDHVVIFDLPETLRVEPDAKVEVTMEFNSRHVQHTIGHFRVLLSPWAQPTFELVSADALKEIYREGTSEERKKELMGVLASRSLLTLNNRRAIKAKSAELAMLKSQIPSAMVMRDRPTDGPVTANIHTRGEFLSPDREVTADTPAFLPPMADGLPKNRLGLAKWLVDDENPLSARVQVNRIWRQYFGRALVETVEDLGTQGEQPTHPELLDWLAVEFVESGWDMKHIHRLIVNSATYRQVSTTNAELIDKDPENQLFARGPRFRMDAEMIRDNALVVSGLFSPKIGGPSVFPYQPDGIWDSPYNADRWKSADDSDRYRRGLYTFWKRTSPYPSFTAFDATSREVCTVRRIRTNTPLQALALLNDEAMMEAARALAKRIVSEADSVEKRITRGFRLCTARPPTRQEHQRLLQLLEQLQARFSDAEAIPASLADDPEMAAWTMFANSLLNLDETITKE
- a CDS encoding imidazolonepropionase, with the translated sequence MAGTFALTNCGQVATCSEAGVIEDATVLVSDGVIVAVSEGQQVPPDVETIDVGGRVVTPGLIDAHTHAVFAGSRVDEYEMRAKGASYQEIASAGGGIKATMRAVRKATESELFDQSKKHADWMFRSGTTTAEMKSGYGLTLEDELKMLRVIKRLDEETPIDTQATFLGAHAVPPEFDDRAAYMDYLCDAMMPAVMEQGIAVAVDMFVEDGYFSHEDAERLANCSAGLQTCIGDERGSRGRSPSLRLRLHVDQFSTGGAVLAARLNASTADHLEQTTDTGIEALKESGTIPVLLPGSVYALGLGKYPDARKMIDEGLPVVLATDFNPGSSPTPSLPMIMSLACTQMGMTPAEALLACTKNAATALGYKDRGQIKQGTVADLVAWDVDDYREIPYFFGVDHVHTIYKNGERAIFRA
- a CDS encoding agmatinase family protein; protein product: MSNYEDPHWPRASAWLTGSSSDSTVGTLGLIGAPLNHSISPGRCDLAPAAVRKAMHRLSTYDIENGVEAMSLACKDFGDLPIAAMKPEEALAPISDAVRGALAECSAVVLLGGDNGITRPAMHGLGVPLNRCGLVTLDQHLDLRTLEGGLINGNPVRALLDDGLPGENIVQIGIASFANSKEYKRIADDAGIAITTMDTVHETGIDATIENALDSIAEKADVIYFDLDVDVLDRAFAPACPGARPGGLLPSQVKRAAFLMGRHPKVKAMDLVEVDPEKDINDTTCLATGMFLLSFACGLVARLR
- the hutU gene encoding urocanate hydratase — translated: MSIRTPVRAPRGTEISCKGWQQEAALRMLMNNLDPEVAENPDELIVYGGTGRAARSWEAFDVIVRTLRNLENDETLLIQSGKPVGVFQTHEHAPRVLIANSNLVGRWSNWDHFNELEKKGLMMYGQMTAGSWIYIGSQGIVQGTFETFAACARKHFGGSLEGKLVVSGGMGGMGGAQPLAATMAGANFIGVEVDPARIEKRLRTGYCDRVAHTLDEALTMIDEASEPVSVGLVGNCADVLPEMVKRGLVPDILTDQTSAHDPLNGYVPNGMTLAEARDLHKSNAETYTKKSISAIGEHVSAMLSLQKAGAITFDYGNNIRAFAVEAGVENAFDIPGFVPEYIRPMFCEGRGPFRWAALSGDPQDIAVTDKLALELFPEDQTLSRWMKLAQRKIRFQGLPCRICWLGYGERAEFGVAINDYVRDGKIKAPIVIGRDHLDCGSVASPNRETENMLDGTDAVADWPLLNAMLNTASGASWVSIHNGGGVGIGYSQHAGMVVVADGTDAMRTRIERVLTTDPGTGVIRHADAGYEDAKRFAKEHNVRVPMDE
- the hutH gene encoding histidine ammonia-lyase — its product is MISVSGDPIVLEVLEDVVYNGSQVSLDPAAIDRMTDSRRVIERIVATDETVYGVNTGFGKLSYVRIPNEELGELQLNLVRSHSCGVGEPLSEPEVRAMLLLRANVLAVGLSGARPVVAETLIAMLSAGVHPVIPSRGSVGASGDLAPLAHLALAVIGEGECFYQGARVDSSVALKKAKIKPVVLEAKEGLALLNGTQAMSAVGALALARARRLVWLANGAGTMTLEALLGTPVPFDPRIHAARPHVGQIAVAKHLAELMLDSEIRESHFEGDERVQDAYSLRCMPQVHGATLDAIDHAVRITEIESGSATDNPLVFAETSEVLSGGNFHGAPLAGTFDYVAIAVTDLASISERRIDRMITPEMSEGLPPFLTSNPGTGSGYMIAHVAAVSLLNECKVLSHPASVDNVPTSGGKEDHVSMGMMSALKLKQIVGNAETVIAVELMAAAEGLEYRKPLKPGPRVQVIYDQVREIVPFLDSDRPLSGDIERLTAAIRDRRFLI